In Corylus avellana chromosome ca2, CavTom2PMs-1.0, the following proteins share a genomic window:
- the LOC132168413 gene encoding heavy metal-associated isoprenylated plant protein 43-like — translation MVQRTVLKVDISCLKCKKKLLKAVSALQGVDKVETDAAEGTLSVTGDADPYEIIVRTRKAGKFAEVVSIGPPPAPPKKPDEKEQDEKKPDPKIEVHNPYMPHNCLVCERVAIVPVGWWDEPNPSCSIL, via the exons ATGGTGCAGAGAACTGTCTTGAAAGTCGATATTTCATGCCTTAAATGTAAGAAGAAGCTCCTCAAGGCCGTTTCTGCGCTACAAG GTGTTGATAAAGTTGAGACTGATGCAGCCGAAGGAACTTTATCGGTGACAGGAGACGCAGACCCATATGAAATTATAGTCCGCACAAGAAAAGCAGGCAAATTTGCAGAAGTGGTCAGTATTGGGCCTCCTCCTGCACCCCCAAAGAAGCCCGACGAGAAGGAACAAGATGAAAAGAAGCCCGACCCAAAGATCGAAGTCCACAATCCCTATATGCCCCACAACTGTCTTGTATGTGAGCGAGTGGCTATCGTCCCTGTGGGCTGGTGGGATGAGCCCAATCCATCATGCTCTATTCTGTGA
- the LOC132170760 gene encoding S-adenosyl-L-methionine:benzoic acid/salicylic acid carboxyl methyltransferase 3-like gives MEVVQVLHMNGGMGDTSYASNSLVQQKVISMTKPIAEEAISNLYCSSSPSSLAIADLGCSSGPNTFFVVSELIEVVDKLCRNLGRQSPEYQVFLNDLPGNDFNSIFKSLPSYLKKMSQQLGPGSGPCFFSGVPGSFYGRLFPTKSLHFVHSSYGLQWLSQVPEALESNKGNIYMASTSPPGVLRAYYGQFQKDFSMFLKCRAEELVTGGRMVLTFLGRSSEDPSSKECCYIWELLALALNDMVSEGLIEEEKIHSFNIPQYTPSPSEVKSEVVKEGSFSTDRLEVSEVNWNAYDSGFSSSDAFSDGGYNVAKCMRAVAEPLLISHFGDAIIEEVFRRYKEILSDRLSKEKTQFINVTISLTKRG, from the exons atggaagtTGTTCAAGTGCTTCACATGAATGGAGGAATGGGAGATACCAGTTACGCAAGCAACTCCCTAGTTCAG CAAAAAGTAATATCTATGACCAAGCCCATCGCCGAGGAAGCTATAAGCAATCTCTACTGCAGCAGCTCGCCAAGCAGCCTAGCCATCGCAGACTTGGGTTGTTCTTCCGGACCAAACACATTTTTCGTGGTTTCTGAACTTATCGAGGTGGTCGACAAGCTTTGCCGGAACCTAGGCCGTCAATCACCTGAATATCAAGTGTTCTTGAACGACCTTCCAGGGAACGACTTCAACTCCATTTTCAAGTCGTTGCCAAGCTACCTGAAAAAAATGAGCCAGCAACTGGGGCCTGGCTCTGGTCCCTGTTTCTTCTCCGGAGTTCCTGGTTCTTTCTACGGCAGGCTTTTTCCCACCAAGAGCCTGCATTTTGTCCATTCTTCTTATGGCCTCCAATGGTTATCTCAG GTTCCTGAAGCGTTGGAGAGTAATAAAGGGAACATTTACATGGCATCCACAAGCCCACCAGGAGTACTTCGGGCATACTACGGGCAatttcaaaaagatttttcaatgtttttgaAGTGTCGTGCAGAGGAGTTGGTGACGGGAGGGCGAATGGTTTTAACCTTTCTGGGGAGAAGCAGTGAAGATCCATCTAGCAAAGAGTGTTGTTACATTTGGGAGCTTTTGGCCTTGGCACTCAATGACATGGTCTCCGAG GGCctcatagaagaagaaaaaatacatTCCTTCAATATTCCTCAATACACGCCATCCCCATCAGAAGTGAAATCTGAAGTTGTAAAAGAAGGATCCTTTTCTACTGATCGTCTGGAGGTGTCTGAAGTCAACTGGAATGCGTACGACAGTGGATTCAGCTCGTCGGATGCATTTTCTGACGGTGGATACAATGTTGCAAAGTGTATGAGAGCTGTGGCTGAACCCTTGCTTATTAGTCATTTTGGAGATGCAATCATTGAAGAGGTTTTTCGCAGGTACAAAGAAATTCTTTCTGATCGCCTTTCCAAAGAGAAGACTCAGTTTATCAATGTGACCATTTCCTTGACAAAAAGAGGATGA